A genomic stretch from Paraburkholderia dioscoreae includes:
- a CDS encoding sensor histidine kinase: protein MSRWSWLRWPRTLFARLALILFVGLALAQTLSFWLTLTERDQTMTNVMMGYIEREVSSSVALLDHLPPGERVQWLPRLARRSYEFILGPGMTGGPVDARLSARVAQSIADGIGTRYPLTVNAVPGDKERLQVHLRLSDGSPLTIDMRPMAGAPLSRWLPLVLALQLAVLVACCWLAVRLATRPLHQLALAADTLGPDLKAARLPEDGPSEVSRAARAFNAMQDRIATYMTERMQILAAISHDLQTPITRMRLRIDVMDDDEQGAKLRQDLHEMESLVKEGVTYARTLHGATEVPCRVDPDALLDSLVCDYVDAGQAVSLQGRFGVSLMTRPQAMRRILGNLVDNALKFGGAAEITVSASPDGQTLIAVLDRGPGIPAQSLEAVFEPFYRLEASRNRDTGGTGLGLAIARQLALAMDATLSLHNRPGGGLEARLTLRNQR, encoded by the coding sequence ATGAGCCGTTGGTCATGGCTGCGCTGGCCGCGTACATTGTTCGCGCGGCTCGCGCTGATTCTTTTCGTCGGCCTCGCGTTGGCGCAGACGCTGTCGTTCTGGCTTACGCTGACCGAGCGCGATCAGACCATGACCAACGTGATGATGGGCTACATCGAGCGCGAAGTGAGCAGTTCGGTGGCGCTGCTCGATCATTTGCCGCCGGGCGAACGTGTGCAGTGGCTGCCGCGCCTCGCGCGGCGCAGCTACGAGTTCATTCTCGGGCCCGGCATGACCGGCGGACCGGTCGATGCGCGTCTGTCCGCGCGCGTCGCGCAATCCATCGCGGACGGTATCGGCACTCGCTACCCGCTGACGGTGAATGCGGTTCCCGGCGACAAGGAGCGCCTGCAGGTTCATCTGCGACTGAGCGACGGCTCGCCGCTGACGATCGATATGCGCCCCATGGCGGGCGCGCCGTTATCGCGCTGGCTACCGCTCGTGCTCGCGTTGCAACTGGCGGTGCTGGTCGCGTGCTGCTGGCTGGCGGTGCGGCTCGCCACGCGCCCACTGCATCAATTGGCGCTCGCCGCGGATACGCTCGGCCCCGACCTGAAGGCGGCGCGCCTGCCGGAGGACGGACCGTCGGAAGTGTCGCGCGCCGCGCGCGCCTTCAACGCCATGCAGGACCGCATTGCCACTTACATGACTGAACGCATGCAGATTCTGGCGGCGATTTCTCACGATCTGCAAACGCCGATCACGCGGATGCGTCTGCGCATCGACGTGATGGACGACGACGAGCAGGGCGCGAAGCTGCGTCAGGATCTGCACGAGATGGAAAGCCTGGTAAAGGAGGGCGTGACGTACGCGCGAACGCTGCACGGCGCAACAGAAGTGCCGTGCCGGGTCGATCCCGACGCGCTGCTCGACAGCCTCGTGTGCGACTACGTCGACGCCGGCCAGGCGGTTAGCCTGCAGGGACGGTTCGGCGTTTCGCTGATGACGCGTCCGCAGGCAATGCGCCGCATATTGGGCAACCTGGTGGACAACGCGCTGAAGTTCGGCGGCGCGGCCGAGATCACGGTGAGCGCATCGCCCGACGGGCAGACGTTGATCGCAGTGCTCGACCGCGGCCCCGGCATACCGGCGCAGTCGCTGGAAGCGGTGTTCGAGCCGTTCTACAGGCTCGAAGCATCGCGTAATCGCGACACGGGAGGCACGGGGCTGGGCCTTGCCATTGCGCGGCAGCTTGCCTTGGCGATGGACGCGACGCTGTCTCTGCACAACCGTCCCGGCGGCGGCCTCGAAGCGCGTCTGACGTTAAGGAATCAGCGTTAG
- a CDS encoding FAD-dependent oxidoreductase codes for MSNKSSSRLEDLMAGGSRHHQIFPRLDEAQFAVLERYGERRRLKAGDILFAEGDRHIPMFTIVSGTIEATRGAGDKRHVLGEHGPGSFTGEVGTLAGRGAVATARATSDCEVIVIDEESLRALVVAEAQLSETIMRAYILRRVAFIQDEHGGLLVIGSSASWPTLALRHFLSRNAQPFAYFDIVEHEAAHALLERYDATEADIPVIITQQGTVLRQPTNRAVADAIGLSPDRLNGERFDVVVVGAGPAGLAAAVYAASEGLRVAVLDTKAPGGQAGTSSKIENYFGFPTGISGQALAGRGLSQCRKFGAEVGVPIEVLGIECEGAPPFHLRLNYDEHVYASSVVIATGARYRKPLLARLEQFEGRGIYYSATFMEAAFCNNEEVVIVGGGNSAGQAAVFLSGLARHVHIAIRGDGLNASMSNYLIRRIEATANITVHPRTQIVQLNGETQLESIKWDTQGYIEEKPIRHVFLFLGAQPNTGWLGDCVALDRNGFVLTGPDAVHQWPSDRAPYYLETSRPGIFAVGDVRSGSVKRVAAAVGEGAAAIQSLHQYLALNR; via the coding sequence ATGAGCAATAAATCGTCAAGCAGACTTGAAGACCTGATGGCAGGCGGCAGCCGTCACCATCAGATTTTCCCAAGGCTCGATGAAGCCCAGTTTGCTGTGCTGGAGCGCTACGGCGAACGGCGCCGGCTGAAAGCGGGCGACATCCTGTTCGCCGAAGGCGACCGGCACATTCCCATGTTCACCATCGTCTCGGGAACCATCGAGGCAACGAGAGGCGCCGGCGACAAGCGCCACGTTCTGGGCGAGCACGGCCCCGGCAGCTTTACCGGCGAAGTGGGCACGCTCGCGGGCCGCGGCGCGGTCGCAACGGCGCGCGCCACCAGCGACTGCGAAGTGATCGTGATCGACGAGGAATCGCTACGGGCGCTCGTGGTCGCGGAAGCGCAGTTGAGCGAGACGATCATGCGGGCCTATATTCTGCGGCGCGTCGCATTCATTCAGGACGAGCACGGCGGGCTCCTGGTGATCGGCAGTTCGGCGTCCTGGCCCACGCTAGCCCTGCGGCATTTTTTGAGCCGCAATGCCCAGCCTTTCGCCTACTTCGATATCGTCGAGCACGAGGCAGCGCACGCACTTCTCGAGCGTTATGACGCAACCGAAGCCGACATTCCGGTGATCATCACCCAGCAAGGCACCGTACTCCGGCAGCCGACCAACCGGGCAGTGGCGGATGCGATCGGCCTGAGTCCCGACAGGTTGAATGGCGAGCGGTTCGATGTGGTCGTGGTCGGTGCGGGACCGGCCGGTCTCGCGGCCGCGGTCTACGCAGCATCCGAAGGATTGAGGGTGGCGGTTCTCGACACCAAGGCACCGGGCGGCCAGGCCGGCACCAGTTCGAAGATTGAAAATTACTTCGGATTCCCGACCGGAATTTCCGGTCAGGCGCTCGCCGGCCGCGGCCTGTCGCAATGCCGGAAATTCGGCGCCGAAGTCGGCGTACCGATCGAAGTACTCGGCATTGAATGCGAGGGCGCGCCGCCCTTTCATCTGCGCCTCAATTACGACGAGCACGTGTATGCCAGTTCGGTCGTCATCGCGACCGGCGCGCGCTACCGAAAACCGCTGCTGGCGCGCCTCGAACAATTCGAAGGCCGCGGCATCTACTACAGCGCGACGTTCATGGAAGCCGCGTTCTGCAACAACGAAGAAGTGGTGATCGTAGGCGGCGGAAATTCAGCCGGCCAGGCCGCCGTATTTCTCTCAGGACTTGCGCGTCACGTGCATATCGCGATTCGCGGCGACGGGCTCAACGCGAGCATGTCGAACTATCTGATCAGGCGGATCGAAGCGACGGCGAACATCACCGTTCATCCGCGCACGCAGATTGTCCAGCTGAACGGCGAAACGCAACTCGAATCGATCAAATGGGACACGCAGGGATACATTGAGGAGAAACCGATCCGCCATGTGTTCCTGTTTCTCGGTGCTCAACCGAATACCGGCTGGCTCGGCGATTGCGTTGCGCTCGACAGGAACGGCTTTGTGCTCACGGGCCCCGATGCGGTTCACCAGTGGCCGTCCGACCGCGCTCCATACTATCTGGAGACCAGCCGGCCCGGCATCTTCGCCGTGGGCGACGTTCGCAGCGGCTCGGTGAAGCGCGTCGCGGCCGCCGTTGGCGAAGGCGCCGCCGCGATCCAGTCGCTTCATCAATATCTGGCACTCAATCGCTGA